The proteins below come from a single Bactrocera dorsalis isolate Fly_Bdor chromosome 5, ASM2337382v1, whole genome shotgun sequence genomic window:
- the LOC105233242 gene encoding IQ motif and SEC7 domain-containing protein 1 isoform X2: MSEIELYESKDNSESFLQYGNEKPPPIVVVVGDGRSRVRRVVRTATRHVTVVSYSTRHKETRTHTSHHVTTVSFPQKSIERSGSTQYDIAAPSGSTTSGSTLSTDCGGYVYLQQHYIPSSSSSAAINYPLMQQSHMIYQQHHPQQQQQQYANSCHQQQIAHQSAAAAATGTGGMHHGQHVSLHHQHHHHHLLHGHHHHHGGAVVIAGSGVGTGGAVGVAGSGGPGSTSPSAIQQNMHKKNSIRNGSDVLKRARAQTAYELSQDLLEKQIELLERKYGGVRARNAAVTIQRAFRHYMMVKKFASITAMAKAEKRLSRRVLIVSGGASGTGAVVGGIEDAPASNSSLSSAYGSATESQLDLMQQQQLQSPGTTSPYAYQQSQTQQQQQQQARVTILAGPPGSVVGTTSVPIVSSNAISARTPPTRSLSMRERRQQDGSPIPRSQSGASSVPIGGGGGSSASSTSSGGTLGSTTHPHVNLLHATEPHFYGSQHLATHYYQVPPHEASYASSANNSHLDSSLNTSWASVASGTSPHTPYYSAAQIYMRPKGAPGSTSAERKKVPPEVPKRTSSIAAQQHAQHLAAQQQHQHMLMMRQTPPPPSLLRSNGLCKSAENGSLTSVQSSGSDSSVTSADRIAVNSDIGSDRSNSPQTWKRNTALSSSQQFVHNNDVGTVAFSLAQAGMVTDGRGGGSVVGAANTSDDHAISSHTTAAQYEQHEQQQDHHLNTTAPLQNYKVSETIRKRQYRVGLNLFNKKPEKGITYLIRRGFLENTPQGVARFLISRKGLSRQMIGEYLGNLQNQFNMAVLNCFALELDLSGMQVDVALRKFQAYFRMPGEAQKIERLMEVFSQRFCHCNQDIVGRLRSSDTIFVLAFAIIMLNTDLHTPNLKPERRMRVEDFIKNLRGIDDCHDIEKDMLAGIYERVKANEFKPGSDHVTQVMKVQATIVGKKPNLALPHRRLVCYCRLYEIPDVNKKERPGVHQREVFLFNDLLVITKIFSKKKSSVTYTFRNSFPLCGMVVTLLDVANYPFCIQLSQKVDGKILITFNARNEHDRCKFAEDLKESISEMDEMEALRIEAELERQKSARNRTAGSSENRDSGVADVEVGAYQATPAGELAPNANDPTQQLKRSALSNSLLDMHEQFGNEKPQRRGSVGSLDSGMSISFQSTTTSSASRENAAVIAAAANAAAAKMRFNLPAGAAVAMGGNVGATVIYPNAGGYSHATAGFVSQPHAILIQQQMVAQQQQQQQHIQQLQQQPQQSALLQQQQQQQAHASMQGSITGRVPGSGRERKLSRSDESGRSTEV, encoded by the exons ATGTCCGAAATCGAGTTGTATGAAAGTAAAGACAATTCCGAATCCTTCCTACAATATGGTAATGAGAAACCGCCgccgattgttgttgttgtcggcgACGGTCGCAGCCGAGTGCGACGTGTGGTGCGCACCGCAACACGTCACGTGACTGTTGTCAGTTATTCGACGCGACACAAAGAGACGCGCACCCATACATCGCATCACGTTACGACAGTGAG TTTCCCACAAAAATCCATCGAGCGTAGCGGTTCCACCCAATATGACATTGCCGCACCATCGGGCTCCACAACGTCCGGTTCCACATTGTCAACGGATTGTGGCGGCTATGTTTATCTGCAGCAACACTATATACCCTCGAGCTCTTCCAGCGCTGCGATAAATTATCCCTTAATGCAACAATCGCACATGATTTACCAGCAACATCAtccacagcagcaacaacaacaatatgcaaACTCGTGCCATCAACAGCAAATTGCACATCAGTCAGCAGCCGCTGCAGCAACGGGAACTG GTGGCATGCATCATGGCCAGCATGTGAGCTTACATCACCAGCATCATCATCACCACCTACTGCATggccatcatcatcatcacggTGGTGCCGTTGTGATTGCCGGCAGCGGTGTTGGCACCGGCGGTGCGGTTGGTGTGGCTGGCAGCGGCGGTCCAGGCAGCACTTCACCATCAGCCATACAGCAAAATATGCATAAGAAGAATTCCATACGGAATGGGAGCGATGTGCTGAAGCGTGCACGTGCACAGACAGC ATACGAGCTCTCACAAGATTTGTTGGAGAAACAAATTGAACTATTGGAGCGTAAGTACGGCGGCGTGCGCGCACGTAATGCAGCCGTAACGATACAGCGCGCCTTCCGCCACTATATGATGGTGAAAAAGTTTGCCTCAATTACCGCTATGGCCAAAGCTGAGAAACGTCTTAGCCGCCGCGTGCTTATTGTATCTGGTGGCGCCAGTGGTACTGGTGCCGTAGTTGGAGGCATCGAAGACGCGCCTGCTTCCAATTCGTCATTGTCCTCAGCATATGGCAGCGCAACTGAATCTCAGCTAGATTTGatgcagcaacagcaattaCAATCACCGGGCACTACGTCGCCGTATGCCTATCAACAgtcacaaacacaacaacagcagcagcaacaggcgCGTGTTACCATTTTGGCAGGACCACCGGGCAGTGTGGTGGGCACTACATCGGTGCCAATTGTGTCGTCGAATGCCATTTCAGCGCGCACACCGCCTACGCGCTCGCTTTCGATGCGAGAGCGTCGGCAGCAAGATGGCAGCCCGATACCACGCAGCCAGTCAG GCGCATCATCGGTTCCCATTGGTGGCGGTGGTGGCTCCTCCGCATCTTCAACATCTTCTGGCGGCACACTTGGTTCAACCACACACCCACACGTCAACCTCTTACATGCCACCGAGCCACATTTCTACGGCAGTCAACATCTAGCCACACATTATTATCAGGTCCCACCACACGAGGCCAGTTACGCCAGCTCGGCGAACAATTCGCACTTGGACAGCTCGTTGAATACGTCGTGGGCGAGTGTAGCAAGTGGAACATCGCCACACACACCCTACTATTCAGCGGCACAAATTTACATGCGACCCAAAGGCGCGCCCGGCAGCACATCGGCCGAACGCAAGAAAGTGCCACCCGAAGTCCCGAAGCGCACCTCCTCTATAGCAGCACAACAGCACGCACAGCATCTGgcagcacagcaacaacatcaacacaTGCTAATGATGCGTCAGACACCACCACCACCTTCACTGTTACGCTCGAACGGGCTCTGCAAAAGCGCCGAGAATGGCAGTCTCACATCCGTGCAGAGCTCGGGTAGCGACTCAAGCGTCACATCGGCCGATCGAATCGCCGTCAACAGTGACATTGGTTCGGATCGTTCGAATTCTCCACAAACGTGGAAGCGTAACACAGCCCTTTCGAGTTCACAACAATTCGTACATAACAACGATGTGGGCACGGTGGCATTTAGTCTAGCGCAGGCTGGTATGGTGACCGACGGACGTGGTGGTGGCAGTGTTGTTGGCGCGGCCAATACGTCCGATGATCATGCCATATCTTCACACACAACTGCAGCGCAGTATGAGCAGCACGAACAGCAACAGGACCATCACTTGAATACGACGGCGCCCCTGCAGAATTACAAGGTTTCAGAAACAATACGCAAGCGTCAGTACCGCGTTGGTTTGAATCTGTTCAATAAGAAACCAGAGAAGGGCATCACTTATTTGATACGGCGTGGCTTCCTCGAAAATACGCCACAAGGTGTGGCGCGCTTCCTTATCTCGCGTAAGGGTTTGTCGCGACAGATGATCGGCGAGTATTTGGGCAATTTGCAGAACCAATTTAATATGGCGGTATTGAACTGCTTCGCATTGGAGCTGGATCTTTCCGGTATGCAGGTGGATGTGGCGTTGCGCAAGTTCCAGGCGTATTTCCGCATGCCAGGCGAAGCGCAAAAGATAGAGCGGCTAATGGAGGTGTTCTCACAGCGCTTTTGTCATTGTAACCAGGATATTGTAGGGCGTTTAAGATCTTCAGATACG ATATTCGTACTGGCTTTTGCTATCATCATGCTGAATACTGACTTACATACACCCAATCTTAAGCCGGAGCGTCGCATGCGCGTTGAGGACTTCATTAAGAATTTGCGCGGCATTGACGATTGTCATGATATCGAGAAGGATATGCTCGCTGGCATTTACGAGCGCGTCAAAGCTAATGAATTTAAACCCGGCAGTGACCATGTGACACAAGTGATGAAGGTGCAGGCCACAATTGTGGGTAAGAAACCCAATTTGGCATTACCGCATAGGCGGCTCGTTTGCTATTGTCGTCTCTATGAAATACCAGACGTCAATAAGAAAGAACGTCCTGGTGTACATCAACGCGAAGTTTTCCTCTTCAACGATTTGCTAGTGATCACCAAGATATTCAGCAAAAAGAAATCCTCCGTAACGTATACGTTCCGTAATAGTTTCCCGCTTTGCGGCATGGTGGTAACATTACTCGACGTGGCCAATTATCCATTTTGCATTCAACTGTCACAAAAAGTCGATGGCAAAATACTAATCACATTCAATGCGCGCAACGAGCACGATCGCTGCAAATTTGCCGAGGATCTAAAGGAGTCCATCAGCGAGATGGATGAAATGGAGGCATTGCGCATCGAAGCCGAATTGGAGCGCCAGAAGTCGGCACGCAATCGTACAGCCGGGAGTTCTGAAAACCGTGATAGTGGCGTAGCCGATGTAGAGGTGGGCGCATATCAGGCAACGCCCGCCGGCGAACTCGCACCGAATGCAAACGATCCAACGCAGCAACTGAAACGCAGCGCGCTCAGCAACAGTTTACTCGACATGCATGAGCAAT TTGGCAACGAGAAGCCACAACGGCGCGGCAGCGTAGGTTCATTGGACAGCGGTATGTCCATTTCCTTTCAATCGACCACGACAAGCAGCGCATCGCGTGAGAATGCCGCCGTCATTGCAGCAGCCGCCAATGCCGCCGCGGCTAAAATGCGCTTCAATCTACCCGCCGGCGCAGCAGTCGCCATGGGAGGCAATGTAGGTGCCACGGTCATTTATCCAAATGCAGGCGGCTATTCACATGCGACAGCAGGATTTGTCAGTCAACCACATGCTATacttatacaacaacaaatggtggcacaacagcagcagcaacagcaacatatACAGCAGTTACAGCAGCAACCGCAGCAATCAGCGctgctgcaacagcaacaacaacagcaagcgcaTGCATCAATGCAGGGCTCAATTACAGGGCGCGTGCCGGGTAGCGGACGCGAACGCAAATTATCGCGTTCCGATGAAAGCGGTCGTTCCACCGAAGTGTGA
- the LOC105233242 gene encoding IQ motif and SEC7 domain-containing protein 1 isoform X4, translating to MAQQNSMYARMCIPSLARHIAVVSVCCFPQKSIERSGSTQYDIAAPSGSTTSGSTLSTDCGGYVYLQQHYIPSSSSSAAINYPLMQQSHMIYQQHHPQQQQQQYANSCHQQQIAHQSAAAAATGTGGMHHGQHVSLHHQHHHHHLLHGHHHHHGGAVVIAGSGVGTGGAVGVAGSGGPGSTSPSAIQQNMHKKNSIRNGSDVLKRARAQTAYELSQDLLEKQIELLERKYGGVRARNAAVTIQRAFRHYMMVKKFASITAMAKAEKRLSRRVLIVSGGASGTGAVVGGIEDAPASNSSLSSAYGSATESQLDLMQQQQLQSPGTTSPYAYQQSQTQQQQQQQARVTILAGPPGSVVGTTSVPIVSSNAISARTPPTRSLSMRERRQQDGSPIPRSQSGASSVPIGGGGGSSASSTSSGGTLGSTTHPHVNLLHATEPHFYGSQHLATHYYQVPPHEASYASSANNSHLDSSLNTSWASVASGTSPHTPYYSAAQIYMRPKGAPGSTSAERKKVPPEVPKRTSSIAAQQHAQHLAAQQQHQHMLMMRQTPPPPSLLRSNGLCKSAENGSLTSVQSSGSDSSVTSADRIAVNSDIGSDRSNSPQTWKRNTALSSSQQFVHNNDVGTVAFSLAQAGMVTDGRGGGSVVGAANTSDDHAISSHTTAAQYEQHEQQQDHHLNTTAPLQNYKVSETIRKRQYRVGLNLFNKKPEKGITYLIRRGFLENTPQGVARFLISRKGLSRQMIGEYLGNLQNQFNMAVLNCFALELDLSGMQVDVALRKFQAYFRMPGEAQKIERLMEVFSQRFCHCNQDIVGRLRSSDTIFVLAFAIIMLNTDLHTPNLKPERRMRVEDFIKNLRGIDDCHDIEKDMLAGIYERVKANEFKPGSDHVTQVMKVQATIVGKKPNLALPHRRLVCYCRLYEIPDVNKKERPGVHQREVFLFNDLLVITKIFSKKKSSVTYTFRNSFPLCGMVVTLLDVANYPFCIQLSQKVDGKILITFNARNEHDRCKFAEDLKESISEMDEMEALRIEAELERQKSARNRTAGSSENRDSGVADVEVGAYQATPAGELAPNANDPTQQLKRSALSNSLLDMHEQFGNEKPQRRGSVGSLDSGMSISFQSTTTSSASRENAAVIAAAANAAAAKMRFNLPAGAAVAMGGNVGATVIYPNAGGYSHATAGFVSQPHAILIQQQMVAQQQQQQQHIQQLQQQPQQSALLQQQQQQQAHASMQGSITGRVPGSGRERKLSRSDESGRSTEV from the exons TTTCCCACAAAAATCCATCGAGCGTAGCGGTTCCACCCAATATGACATTGCCGCACCATCGGGCTCCACAACGTCCGGTTCCACATTGTCAACGGATTGTGGCGGCTATGTTTATCTGCAGCAACACTATATACCCTCGAGCTCTTCCAGCGCTGCGATAAATTATCCCTTAATGCAACAATCGCACATGATTTACCAGCAACATCAtccacagcagcaacaacaacaatatgcaaACTCGTGCCATCAACAGCAAATTGCACATCAGTCAGCAGCCGCTGCAGCAACGGGAACTG GTGGCATGCATCATGGCCAGCATGTGAGCTTACATCACCAGCATCATCATCACCACCTACTGCATggccatcatcatcatcacggTGGTGCCGTTGTGATTGCCGGCAGCGGTGTTGGCACCGGCGGTGCGGTTGGTGTGGCTGGCAGCGGCGGTCCAGGCAGCACTTCACCATCAGCCATACAGCAAAATATGCATAAGAAGAATTCCATACGGAATGGGAGCGATGTGCTGAAGCGTGCACGTGCACAGACAGC ATACGAGCTCTCACAAGATTTGTTGGAGAAACAAATTGAACTATTGGAGCGTAAGTACGGCGGCGTGCGCGCACGTAATGCAGCCGTAACGATACAGCGCGCCTTCCGCCACTATATGATGGTGAAAAAGTTTGCCTCAATTACCGCTATGGCCAAAGCTGAGAAACGTCTTAGCCGCCGCGTGCTTATTGTATCTGGTGGCGCCAGTGGTACTGGTGCCGTAGTTGGAGGCATCGAAGACGCGCCTGCTTCCAATTCGTCATTGTCCTCAGCATATGGCAGCGCAACTGAATCTCAGCTAGATTTGatgcagcaacagcaattaCAATCACCGGGCACTACGTCGCCGTATGCCTATCAACAgtcacaaacacaacaacagcagcagcaacaggcgCGTGTTACCATTTTGGCAGGACCACCGGGCAGTGTGGTGGGCACTACATCGGTGCCAATTGTGTCGTCGAATGCCATTTCAGCGCGCACACCGCCTACGCGCTCGCTTTCGATGCGAGAGCGTCGGCAGCAAGATGGCAGCCCGATACCACGCAGCCAGTCAG GCGCATCATCGGTTCCCATTGGTGGCGGTGGTGGCTCCTCCGCATCTTCAACATCTTCTGGCGGCACACTTGGTTCAACCACACACCCACACGTCAACCTCTTACATGCCACCGAGCCACATTTCTACGGCAGTCAACATCTAGCCACACATTATTATCAGGTCCCACCACACGAGGCCAGTTACGCCAGCTCGGCGAACAATTCGCACTTGGACAGCTCGTTGAATACGTCGTGGGCGAGTGTAGCAAGTGGAACATCGCCACACACACCCTACTATTCAGCGGCACAAATTTACATGCGACCCAAAGGCGCGCCCGGCAGCACATCGGCCGAACGCAAGAAAGTGCCACCCGAAGTCCCGAAGCGCACCTCCTCTATAGCAGCACAACAGCACGCACAGCATCTGgcagcacagcaacaacatcaacacaTGCTAATGATGCGTCAGACACCACCACCACCTTCACTGTTACGCTCGAACGGGCTCTGCAAAAGCGCCGAGAATGGCAGTCTCACATCCGTGCAGAGCTCGGGTAGCGACTCAAGCGTCACATCGGCCGATCGAATCGCCGTCAACAGTGACATTGGTTCGGATCGTTCGAATTCTCCACAAACGTGGAAGCGTAACACAGCCCTTTCGAGTTCACAACAATTCGTACATAACAACGATGTGGGCACGGTGGCATTTAGTCTAGCGCAGGCTGGTATGGTGACCGACGGACGTGGTGGTGGCAGTGTTGTTGGCGCGGCCAATACGTCCGATGATCATGCCATATCTTCACACACAACTGCAGCGCAGTATGAGCAGCACGAACAGCAACAGGACCATCACTTGAATACGACGGCGCCCCTGCAGAATTACAAGGTTTCAGAAACAATACGCAAGCGTCAGTACCGCGTTGGTTTGAATCTGTTCAATAAGAAACCAGAGAAGGGCATCACTTATTTGATACGGCGTGGCTTCCTCGAAAATACGCCACAAGGTGTGGCGCGCTTCCTTATCTCGCGTAAGGGTTTGTCGCGACAGATGATCGGCGAGTATTTGGGCAATTTGCAGAACCAATTTAATATGGCGGTATTGAACTGCTTCGCATTGGAGCTGGATCTTTCCGGTATGCAGGTGGATGTGGCGTTGCGCAAGTTCCAGGCGTATTTCCGCATGCCAGGCGAAGCGCAAAAGATAGAGCGGCTAATGGAGGTGTTCTCACAGCGCTTTTGTCATTGTAACCAGGATATTGTAGGGCGTTTAAGATCTTCAGATACG ATATTCGTACTGGCTTTTGCTATCATCATGCTGAATACTGACTTACATACACCCAATCTTAAGCCGGAGCGTCGCATGCGCGTTGAGGACTTCATTAAGAATTTGCGCGGCATTGACGATTGTCATGATATCGAGAAGGATATGCTCGCTGGCATTTACGAGCGCGTCAAAGCTAATGAATTTAAACCCGGCAGTGACCATGTGACACAAGTGATGAAGGTGCAGGCCACAATTGTGGGTAAGAAACCCAATTTGGCATTACCGCATAGGCGGCTCGTTTGCTATTGTCGTCTCTATGAAATACCAGACGTCAATAAGAAAGAACGTCCTGGTGTACATCAACGCGAAGTTTTCCTCTTCAACGATTTGCTAGTGATCACCAAGATATTCAGCAAAAAGAAATCCTCCGTAACGTATACGTTCCGTAATAGTTTCCCGCTTTGCGGCATGGTGGTAACATTACTCGACGTGGCCAATTATCCATTTTGCATTCAACTGTCACAAAAAGTCGATGGCAAAATACTAATCACATTCAATGCGCGCAACGAGCACGATCGCTGCAAATTTGCCGAGGATCTAAAGGAGTCCATCAGCGAGATGGATGAAATGGAGGCATTGCGCATCGAAGCCGAATTGGAGCGCCAGAAGTCGGCACGCAATCGTACAGCCGGGAGTTCTGAAAACCGTGATAGTGGCGTAGCCGATGTAGAGGTGGGCGCATATCAGGCAACGCCCGCCGGCGAACTCGCACCGAATGCAAACGATCCAACGCAGCAACTGAAACGCAGCGCGCTCAGCAACAGTTTACTCGACATGCATGAGCAAT TTGGCAACGAGAAGCCACAACGGCGCGGCAGCGTAGGTTCATTGGACAGCGGTATGTCCATTTCCTTTCAATCGACCACGACAAGCAGCGCATCGCGTGAGAATGCCGCCGTCATTGCAGCAGCCGCCAATGCCGCCGCGGCTAAAATGCGCTTCAATCTACCCGCCGGCGCAGCAGTCGCCATGGGAGGCAATGTAGGTGCCACGGTCATTTATCCAAATGCAGGCGGCTATTCACATGCGACAGCAGGATTTGTCAGTCAACCACATGCTATacttatacaacaacaaatggtggcacaacagcagcagcaacagcaacatatACAGCAGTTACAGCAGCAACCGCAGCAATCAGCGctgctgcaacagcaacaacaacagcaagcgcaTGCATCAATGCAGGGCTCAATTACAGGGCGCGTGCCGGGTAGCGGACGCGAACGCAAATTATCGCGTTCCGATGAAAGCGGTCGTTCCACCGAAGTGTGA